A stretch of Myxococcus hansupus DNA encodes these proteins:
- a CDS encoding deoxyribodipyrimidine photo-lyase, which yields MPEGFSWSELGVDSSRVQVVKDIPLPSGRREFVLYWCMVNHRAEQNHALDAAIGLGNQLGLPVVVYQAIRPDYPYASDRLHAWALEGMMDMATDCAARGLPYWLELPRTTKEHRPRLAELGRRAAAVVSDLFPTFIIPGHLRGAAKALDVPLFAVDASCVVPMQRIATRQIGAYTLRPKLKKLWPEYLERTVPSRDVKAAAAGRKLSPDFDTADAHEAREALHTFDLDHAVAPISERGGRKAGLKAMRDFVRRNLESYDTGRNDPGLAQSSGLSPFFHWGNLFPGEAARAAIKARGAKDPSVQSFIEELLVRRELGFNYCYHTPGPQQLSVASLPPWARESLTKHQKDAREHRYSMKQLETARTEDGLWNAAQRELMERGRIHNYLRMLWGKKLLEWSPSPKVALQRIAFLNDKYAVDGRDPASVANFMWVLGLHDRPFQERKVLGKVRPMSSARTADKYDLAPYLERWGRPDDPPVKLKRVRRKAVG from the coding sequence ATGCCTGAAGGCTTCTCGTGGTCAGAGCTCGGCGTCGACTCGTCCCGTGTCCAGGTGGTCAAGGACATCCCCCTTCCCTCCGGCCGCCGTGAGTTCGTCCTGTACTGGTGCATGGTGAACCATCGCGCCGAGCAGAACCACGCGCTCGACGCCGCCATCGGACTGGGCAACCAGCTTGGGCTCCCCGTCGTCGTCTATCAGGCCATCCGCCCGGACTACCCCTACGCCTCGGACCGGCTCCATGCCTGGGCCCTGGAGGGGATGATGGACATGGCCACGGACTGCGCCGCGCGCGGCCTGCCCTACTGGTTGGAGCTGCCCCGCACGACGAAGGAGCACCGCCCCCGGTTGGCCGAGCTGGGCCGCCGCGCCGCCGCCGTCGTCTCGGACCTGTTCCCCACGTTCATCATCCCAGGCCACCTCCGCGGCGCGGCCAAGGCGCTGGACGTGCCGCTGTTCGCGGTGGACGCCTCGTGCGTGGTGCCCATGCAACGCATCGCCACGCGGCAGATTGGCGCGTACACGCTGCGGCCCAAGTTGAAGAAGCTGTGGCCCGAGTACCTGGAGCGCACCGTCCCGTCCCGCGACGTGAAGGCCGCCGCGGCCGGGCGCAAGCTGTCACCGGACTTCGACACGGCTGACGCACACGAGGCCCGCGAGGCCCTGCACACCTTCGACCTGGACCACGCCGTGGCCCCCATCTCCGAGCGAGGCGGACGCAAGGCCGGCCTCAAGGCCATGCGTGACTTCGTGCGCCGCAACCTGGAGAGCTACGACACCGGCCGGAACGACCCGGGCCTCGCGCAGTCCTCCGGGCTGTCCCCCTTCTTCCACTGGGGCAACCTCTTCCCCGGAGAGGCCGCGCGCGCCGCCATCAAGGCTCGCGGCGCGAAGGACCCTTCCGTCCAGAGCTTCATCGAGGAGCTGCTCGTCCGCCGCGAGCTGGGCTTCAACTACTGCTACCACACGCCGGGCCCCCAGCAGCTCTCCGTGGCCTCCTTGCCGCCATGGGCTCGCGAATCGCTCACGAAGCATCAGAAGGACGCGCGCGAGCATCGCTACTCGATGAAGCAATTGGAGACGGCGCGCACCGAGGATGGCCTGTGGAACGCGGCCCAGCGCGAGCTGATGGAGCGAGGCCGCATCCACAACTACCTGCGCATGCTCTGGGGCAAGAAGCTCCTGGAGTGGAGCCCGTCCCCCAAGGTGGCGCTGCAACGCATCGCGTTCCTCAATGACAAGTACGCGGTGGACGGCAGGGACCCGGCCAGCGTCGCCAACTTCATGTGGGTGCTGGGCCTGCACGACCGGCCCTTCCAGGAGCGGAAGGTGCTGGGCAAGGTGCGGCCCATGAGCTCGGCCCGCACGGCGGACAAGTATGACCTGGCACCCTACCTGGAGCGCTGGGGGCGGCCGGACGACCCACCGGTGAAGCTCAAGCGCGTCCGAAGGAAGGCAGTCGGGTGA
- a CDS encoding hybrid sensor histidine kinase/response regulator → MDTEALKKSLLKKFQEVTADRLQKIQLGVLDLEKETADQAAEDVARELHTMKGEARMLGLAAIGQLAHAAEDVLRAEREGKTATEVATDVLLRACDVLSDLNEDLSGANTGNSASEEMVRMLAEVSGQTPPAIPGAKPAAPAAPPPAPVAVPVVAPVAVAPPTVPVQAHAAQPAPRAPVAEPAPAHASGAHPAPAHGRDEEAPSAAKSAVADRSIRVNVEVLDSLGLLAGDLLVESARGRLRSSETEELFERFSRLGDRFLRLAEEIDISVDVREQLDRVESDLHMLRDDAFRFVRRNDDGINTLHGNLAKMADHVAEARLVPLSTVFDAFPRAVREMSRTQGKEVDLVIENADIGVDRSMLGDVRDALVHLLRNSVDHGVESPDTRQQLGKPLNGRIRIRVRVDGDMLHIEVEDDGRGIDPERLRQAAISKRLINAVQAAALSEREAIELIFRPGFSTRDQVSELSGRGVGMDVVKRKVETLGGSVGVSSRIGRGTTITLRLPQSLALMKVLLVRLGDDVYGMPAADVEAVMRVKPDDRLEIFGTLAVRHRGKPTALVALGPLLGLNGGNRFDKPPAVVVRHGEDHAALVVDGFVDEREVAVKPCGGEFLKGAPFIAGTAALEDGRIAVLLHVPDIMSEVRRMARPVTQAPAAKRLRVLLVDDSPIARATEGALVKALGHSVEEAQDGEEAYVKVQNNTYDLILTDVQMPRLDGFSLARRLKSTPAVARIPVIILSSLASPEDKRRGLDAGADAYLVKGELGVEVLAQAIDRLT, encoded by the coding sequence ATGGACACCGAGGCTCTAAAGAAATCCCTCCTGAAGAAGTTCCAGGAGGTCACCGCCGACCGTCTCCAGAAGATTCAACTGGGGGTGTTGGACCTGGAGAAGGAGACCGCGGACCAGGCCGCGGAGGACGTCGCGCGCGAGCTGCACACGATGAAGGGCGAGGCCCGCATGTTGGGTCTGGCCGCCATCGGGCAGCTTGCGCACGCCGCCGAGGACGTCCTGCGCGCGGAGCGCGAGGGCAAGACGGCCACCGAGGTGGCCACCGACGTCCTGCTCAGGGCGTGCGACGTCCTCTCCGACCTCAACGAGGATTTGTCCGGTGCCAACACCGGCAACTCGGCGAGCGAGGAGATGGTCCGCATGCTCGCGGAGGTCTCCGGACAGACGCCGCCCGCCATTCCGGGCGCGAAGCCCGCGGCCCCCGCTGCTCCGCCGCCGGCGCCCGTCGCCGTGCCGGTGGTGGCACCGGTGGCCGTGGCGCCGCCGACCGTGCCCGTGCAGGCTCACGCCGCACAGCCCGCACCCCGGGCGCCCGTGGCGGAGCCCGCGCCGGCCCATGCCAGCGGGGCGCATCCGGCCCCCGCGCACGGCCGTGACGAGGAAGCCCCGAGCGCCGCGAAGTCCGCGGTCGCCGACCGGAGCATCCGCGTCAACGTGGAGGTGCTCGACTCGCTGGGGTTGCTCGCGGGCGACCTGCTGGTGGAGAGCGCCCGCGGCCGGCTGCGCAGCTCGGAGACCGAAGAGTTGTTCGAGCGCTTCAGCCGCCTGGGGGACCGCTTCCTCCGGCTGGCCGAGGAGATCGACATCTCGGTGGACGTCCGGGAGCAGTTGGACCGCGTGGAGAGCGACCTCCACATGCTGCGCGACGATGCGTTCCGCTTCGTGCGCCGCAACGACGACGGCATCAACACGCTGCACGGCAACCTGGCCAAGATGGCGGACCACGTGGCCGAGGCCCGGCTGGTGCCGCTGTCCACCGTGTTCGACGCCTTCCCGCGCGCCGTTCGCGAGATGTCGCGCACGCAGGGCAAGGAAGTGGACCTGGTCATCGAGAACGCCGACATCGGCGTGGACCGGTCCATGCTGGGGGACGTGCGCGACGCGCTGGTGCACCTGCTGCGCAACTCGGTGGACCACGGCGTGGAGTCTCCGGACACGCGCCAGCAGCTCGGCAAGCCGCTCAACGGCCGCATCCGCATCCGCGTGCGCGTGGATGGGGACATGCTCCACATCGAGGTGGAGGACGACGGCCGCGGCATCGACCCGGAGCGGCTGCGTCAGGCGGCCATCTCCAAGCGCCTCATCAACGCGGTGCAGGCCGCCGCGCTGTCCGAGCGCGAGGCCATCGAGCTCATCTTCCGCCCCGGCTTCTCCACCCGCGACCAGGTCAGCGAGCTGTCCGGCCGTGGCGTGGGCATGGACGTGGTGAAGCGGAAGGTGGAGACGCTGGGCGGCTCGGTGGGCGTGAGCAGCCGCATCGGCCGTGGCACCACCATCACCCTGCGCCTGCCGCAGTCGCTGGCGTTGATGAAGGTGTTGCTGGTCCGCCTGGGCGACGACGTCTACGGCATGCCCGCCGCGGACGTGGAAGCGGTGATGCGCGTGAAGCCGGATGACCGGCTGGAAATCTTCGGCACCCTGGCGGTCCGGCACCGTGGCAAGCCCACGGCGCTGGTGGCGCTGGGGCCGCTGCTGGGGCTCAACGGCGGCAACCGCTTCGACAAGCCTCCCGCGGTGGTGGTGCGCCACGGCGAGGACCACGCGGCGCTGGTGGTGGACGGCTTCGTGGACGAGCGCGAGGTGGCCGTGAAGCCGTGCGGCGGCGAGTTCCTCAAGGGCGCGCCCTTCATCGCGGGCACGGCGGCGCTGGAAGACGGCCGCATCGCGGTGCTGCTCCACGTGCCGGACATCATGTCGGAGGTGCGCCGCATGGCCCGCCCCGTCACCCAGGCTCCCGCCGCCAAGCGCCTCCGGGTGCTGCTGGTGGACGACTCGCCCATTGCCCGCGCCACGGAAGGGGCGCTGGTGAAGGCGCTGGGGCACTCCGTCGAGGAGGCGCAGGACGGCGAAGAGGCCTACGTGAAGGTGCAGAACAACACGTACGACCTCATCCTCACGGACGTGCAGATGCCCCGACTGGACGGGTTCTCGCTGGCGCGGCGGCTCAAGTCGACGCCCGCGGTGGCCCGCATTCCCGTCATCATCCTGTCGTCGCTCGCCTCTCCGGAGGACAAGCGGCGCGGTTTGGACGCGGGCGCGGATGCCTATCTCGTCAAGGGCGAGCTGGGCGTGGAAGTGCTTGCCCAGGCCATCGACCGGCTGACCTGA
- a CDS encoding methyl-accepting chemotaxis protein, which produces MSLDTPNEKPAAKARARKAPASKAGAANAASTSSSTKAITDTLLTVLSGNLQARVPKELVGESGAELAHLLNQVLDQFAASEHRKHVAAQEIDQALDALIGLVREGDLSRWNTTTEDPQLGPLLEGFGKVIETLRTFVREINEAALRLSSSANQVLAASTQHETSSTEQAAAIHETTATMEELKHASAQIAENAGSVARVAEETLGAARAGRGAIGEFIQAMQQIRSDGVAVADSIAKLSKRVERIGTVVEVIDEIADRSDLLALNAALEGSRAGEAGKGFSIVAAEMRRLAENVLDSTKEIKNLITEIREATAAAAGAAEASKSATESGEKLGAVAAQAVEGILAGVQETSDAARVINLATQQQRTATEQVVASMAEIEDVTRQTTQASKQATGAAAELTQLAGRLAELIKRFKAD; this is translated from the coding sequence ATGTCCCTGGACACCCCCAACGAGAAGCCCGCTGCCAAGGCACGCGCCCGGAAGGCTCCCGCCTCCAAGGCCGGTGCCGCCAACGCGGCGTCGACCTCCTCCTCCACGAAGGCCATCACCGACACGCTGTTGACGGTGCTGTCCGGCAACCTCCAGGCCCGCGTGCCCAAGGAGCTGGTGGGTGAGTCCGGCGCGGAGCTGGCCCACCTGCTCAACCAGGTGCTGGACCAGTTCGCCGCCTCCGAGCACCGCAAGCACGTGGCGGCGCAGGAGATCGACCAGGCGCTGGACGCGCTCATCGGCCTGGTGCGCGAGGGCGACCTGTCCCGGTGGAACACCACCACGGAAGACCCCCAGCTCGGGCCCCTGCTGGAGGGCTTCGGCAAGGTCATCGAGACGCTGCGCACCTTCGTGCGGGAGATCAACGAGGCGGCGCTGAGGCTGTCCTCGTCCGCCAACCAGGTGCTGGCGGCGTCCACGCAGCACGAGACGTCCTCCACGGAGCAGGCGGCGGCCATCCACGAGACGACCGCCACCATGGAGGAGCTCAAGCACGCGTCGGCGCAGATCGCCGAGAACGCGGGCAGCGTGGCGCGCGTGGCGGAAGAGACGCTCGGCGCGGCGCGCGCGGGCCGGGGCGCCATTGGCGAGTTCATCCAGGCCATGCAGCAGATCCGCAGCGACGGCGTCGCGGTGGCGGACTCCATCGCCAAGCTGTCCAAGCGCGTGGAGCGCATTGGCACCGTGGTCGAGGTCATCGACGAGATCGCGGACCGCTCCGACCTGCTGGCGCTGAACGCGGCGCTGGAAGGCAGCCGCGCCGGTGAGGCCGGCAAGGGCTTCTCCATCGTCGCGGCGGAGATGCGGCGCCTGGCGGAGAACGTCCTGGACTCCACCAAGGAGATCAAGAACCTCATCACGGAGATTCGCGAGGCCACGGCCGCCGCGGCCGGCGCCGCCGAGGCGTCCAAGTCCGCGACCGAGTCCGGCGAGAAGCTGGGCGCGGTGGCGGCGCAGGCGGTGGAAGGCATCCTCGCCGGTGTCCAGGAGACGAGCGACGCGGCCCGCGTCATCAACCTGGCCACGCAGCAGCAGCGCACGGCCACCGAGCAGGTGGTGGCGTCCATGGCGGAGATCGAGGACGTGACGCGCCAGACGACGCAGGCCTCGAAGCAGGCCACGGGTGCGGCCGCGGAGCTGACGCAGTTGGCCGGACGCCTGGCCGAGCTCATCAAGCGGTTCAAGGCGGACTAG
- a CDS encoding DUF1015 family protein: protein MARVNPFTALLAPLESSLEPSGYVPRGNAVPQPSHVRPLLEAANPSAELRRLRDSGTLLRDPRPAMYLVEIQGPAGKLGGPPVRFLLCALNPNGGTSLEHDPYRPRAWEAEPAVTLTADDHGVLRGLLAEVSERAVVMWQGQFGQNTLCLRRIEPSPVSKRIQAVLDEAPMRPLAALDERGPTLAAVVPLSDPGLELLPIHRALKGVETFKEETFLTLVTAYARVYELDEPLNTPRGLSVARERLATLITGHHAVLLVLPGGRGRILRFRQGLDLAHLKGAPRNPTLRSLDLALLNALVLRTVLGIKDPEAPGHSQVFPVQGLASLVEGVESGMFQAGFALNPPPLWEVRAVMEAQATLPPSTLRVEPLPPAGLLFMDREA from the coding sequence ATGGCGCGCGTCAATCCCTTTACGGCCCTTCTCGCCCCTCTGGAGTCCTCGCTGGAGCCCAGCGGCTACGTGCCGCGTGGCAACGCGGTGCCCCAGCCATCGCATGTCCGCCCGTTGCTGGAGGCCGCCAATCCCTCGGCCGAGCTGCGGCGCTTGCGCGACTCGGGCACGTTGCTGAGAGACCCCCGGCCCGCGATGTACCTGGTGGAAATCCAGGGGCCCGCCGGGAAGCTGGGCGGGCCGCCGGTGCGCTTCCTCTTGTGTGCCCTCAATCCGAATGGGGGCACGTCCCTGGAGCACGACCCGTACCGCCCTCGGGCGTGGGAGGCCGAGCCCGCCGTCACGCTCACCGCGGACGACCACGGCGTGCTGCGAGGTCTGCTCGCGGAGGTTTCGGAGCGGGCCGTCGTCATGTGGCAGGGGCAGTTCGGACAGAACACCCTGTGCCTGCGGCGCATCGAGCCTTCGCCCGTGTCGAAGCGAATCCAGGCCGTGCTGGATGAGGCACCCATGCGCCCGCTGGCCGCGCTGGACGAGCGAGGCCCCACGCTGGCGGCCGTCGTCCCGCTGTCCGACCCCGGCCTGGAGCTGCTGCCCATCCACCGCGCGCTCAAGGGCGTGGAGACCTTCAAGGAGGAGACGTTCCTCACGCTGGTGACGGCGTATGCGCGCGTCTACGAACTGGACGAGCCGCTGAACACGCCCCGGGGCCTGTCGGTGGCGCGCGAGCGGCTGGCCACGCTCATCACCGGGCACCACGCGGTGCTGCTGGTGCTTCCGGGCGGCCGAGGCCGCATCCTCCGGTTCCGTCAGGGCCTGGACCTGGCGCACCTGAAGGGCGCGCCGCGCAATCCCACGCTGCGGAGCCTGGACCTCGCGTTGCTCAACGCGTTGGTGTTGCGGACGGTGCTGGGCATCAAGGACCCGGAGGCGCCGGGGCACTCGCAGGTGTTCCCCGTGCAGGGGCTGGCGTCGCTGGTGGAGGGCGTCGAGTCGGGCATGTTCCAGGCGGGCTTCGCGCTCAATCCACCTCCGCTGTGGGAGGTGCGCGCGGTGATGGAAGCCCAGGCCACGCTGCCGCCGAGCACCCTGCGAGTCGAACCCTTGCCACCCGCGGGGCTGCTCTTCATGGACCGGGAAGCCTGA
- a CDS encoding protein-glutamate O-methyltransferase — MLTASQKVLQQLAALLLERAGLKITPDGFHSLRLALSTRMPVLGLDEPEHYIQRLTGPGGEEELRSLLPLVTVGHTEFFRDAKQFRALEKRVLPDLVSRSRREMRKVSIWSAGCATGEEPYSLAMVLAELGALSLEVDLWATDLNLAAVEAAKQGRFTSRRAISINQERLTRFFRPVEEGYEALPALREYIRFDGQNLAVPVFDKVALSSLDLILCRNVIIYFDLPTIRGLMDRFLAALRPGGLLFLGYSESLFKVYDRFEMIEVDGAFVYRRPLNDKGLRVPPLRMTPYPGEPEVPALNAVAPADPLPTDVRRRVSPADVPLTTRLPAVVLPAAASATTPPSRPSVTLPALGASTGPRSVVPGRLPAVSPHAPLPVIAAPPPASAARTRITAELPTVASLDSARPRITTELPTVPAAPRTPTVEVPAWPMLLPPAERLAMAVRKMTQGDFSAAIAGVQRLLADEPSDLDGLLTLGNLFSLTGRIPEAREAFAQAIQREPLCVEARVFGGVAALQAGELAEARSELGKALFLEPTLAIGHYLLAQVHERTQDHEAARRSYRNAIAQLRFPQRPLAGHYPEMPDSADAISRAARYALAALEEQPLR, encoded by the coding sequence GTGCTGACGGCGAGCCAGAAAGTGTTGCAGCAACTGGCCGCGCTCCTCCTGGAGCGCGCGGGCCTGAAAATCACCCCGGATGGTTTCCACAGCCTCCGGCTGGCCCTGTCCACGCGCATGCCCGTGCTGGGCCTGGACGAGCCCGAGCACTACATCCAACGGCTCACGGGCCCCGGCGGCGAGGAGGAGCTGCGCTCGCTGCTGCCGCTCGTCACGGTGGGGCACACCGAGTTCTTCCGCGACGCCAAGCAGTTCCGCGCGCTGGAGAAGCGCGTGCTGCCGGACCTGGTGTCCCGGTCGCGGCGCGAGATGCGCAAGGTGTCCATCTGGTCCGCGGGCTGCGCGACGGGCGAGGAGCCCTACAGCCTGGCCATGGTGCTCGCGGAGCTGGGAGCGCTGTCCCTGGAGGTGGACCTCTGGGCCACGGATTTGAACCTGGCGGCGGTGGAGGCCGCGAAGCAGGGGCGCTTCACGTCGCGGCGCGCCATCAGCATCAACCAGGAGCGGCTCACGCGCTTCTTCCGGCCCGTCGAGGAAGGCTACGAGGCCCTGCCCGCGCTGCGCGAGTACATCCGCTTCGACGGGCAGAACCTCGCCGTGCCCGTCTTCGACAAGGTGGCGCTGTCGTCGCTGGACCTCATCCTCTGCCGCAACGTCATCATCTACTTCGACCTGCCCACCATCCGCGGGTTGATGGACCGCTTCCTCGCGGCGCTGCGGCCGGGCGGGCTGCTGTTCCTGGGCTACTCGGAGAGCCTCTTCAAGGTCTACGACCGCTTCGAGATGATTGAAGTGGATGGGGCCTTCGTCTACCGACGCCCGCTGAACGACAAGGGCCTGCGCGTCCCGCCGCTGCGGATGACGCCGTATCCCGGCGAGCCGGAGGTCCCCGCGCTCAATGCCGTTGCCCCGGCGGACCCGCTCCCCACCGACGTGCGCAGGCGCGTGTCGCCCGCGGACGTCCCGCTGACGACGCGCCTGCCCGCGGTGGTCCTGCCCGCCGCGGCGTCGGCCACAACCCCGCCCAGCCGGCCCAGCGTGACGCTTCCCGCGCTGGGGGCCTCGACGGGGCCCCGGTCCGTGGTGCCAGGGCGCTTGCCCGCCGTGTCGCCGCACGCGCCGTTGCCGGTGATTGCCGCGCCCCCTCCGGCCAGCGCGGCGCGCACGCGCATCACCGCCGAGCTGCCCACGGTGGCGAGCCTGGACTCCGCCCGCCCGCGCATCACCACCGAGCTGCCCACGGTGCCCGCCGCGCCGCGGACGCCCACGGTGGAGGTGCCCGCGTGGCCCATGCTCCTGCCTCCGGCGGAGCGTCTGGCCATGGCGGTGCGGAAGATGACGCAGGGGGACTTCTCCGCCGCCATCGCGGGTGTGCAGCGGCTGCTGGCGGACGAACCCAGCGACCTGGACGGGCTGCTCACGCTGGGCAACCTCTTCTCGCTCACCGGGCGCATCCCCGAGGCCCGGGAGGCCTTCGCCCAGGCCATCCAGCGCGAGCCGCTGTGCGTGGAGGCGCGCGTGTTCGGCGGGGTCGCCGCGTTGCAGGCGGGGGAGCTGGCGGAGGCGCGGTCCGAGCTGGGCAAGGCCCTGTTCCTCGAGCCCACGCTCGCCATTGGGCACTACCTCCTGGCCCAGGTGCACGAGCGCACCCAGGACCATGAGGCGGCCCGGCGCAGTTACCGCAACGCCATTGCCCAGCTTCGCTTTCCGCAGCGGCCCCTGGCGGGGCACTACCCGGAGATGCCGGACTCGGCGGACGCCATCTCCCGCGCGGCGCGGTACGCGCTGGCCGCGCTGGAGGAACAGCCCCTGCGCTGA
- a CDS encoding polyhydroxyalkanoic acid system family protein, translated as MGMMKFDIPHSLPKEEVKQRVEQLLQYWGGKYGVKADWQGEGAKIVGKVMGIQMDASFVITDKAVEGEGTDPGMLLRGQAKSYLQKKFGMVLDPSKSLDQVKTSLD; from the coding sequence ATGGGAATGATGAAGTTCGATATCCCCCACTCCCTCCCCAAGGAGGAGGTCAAGCAGCGCGTCGAGCAGTTGCTCCAGTACTGGGGCGGCAAGTACGGCGTGAAAGCGGACTGGCAGGGGGAAGGCGCGAAAATCGTCGGCAAGGTGATGGGCATCCAGATGGACGCCTCCTTCGTCATCACCGACAAGGCCGTCGAGGGCGAGGGCACCGACCCGGGCATGCTGCTGCGCGGTCAGGCCAAGAGCTACCTGCAGAAGAAGTTCGGCATGGTGCTCGACCCGAGCAAGAGCCTGGACCAGGTGAAGACCAGCCTGGACTGA
- a CDS encoding chemotaxis protein CheB: protein MAFRVLMVGKGLRALAARGLFDGESLVPVGPAEVEFSGALVAVQRHFPDVVLVDLTAVDALAAIEQVMVERPVPVLALHPGLLSGQEAFQAMVMGALEVLERPATPGPEFWSHVSRKLVLLAQVKAVRQVQTRPVQQPAREARPPPPYPLVAIAASLGGPKAVAQVLRMIPRSFPAPIAYCQHISEGFTEGLAHWLANETALRVREAEHDVVMEPGSVYIAPSGSHLLVRPEGRLELDSGPALRGFRPSCDMLLTSAGEAFGSRCIGVILTGMGRDGARGLKEIRERGGRTIAQDEASSVVWGMPREAVLMGAAHEVLPLSRIGAALMQWVDLC, encoded by the coding sequence ATGGCGTTTCGTGTGCTCATGGTGGGCAAGGGCCTCCGTGCGCTCGCGGCCCGGGGGCTCTTCGATGGAGAGTCCCTGGTGCCCGTGGGGCCGGCGGAGGTCGAGTTCTCCGGTGCCCTGGTGGCCGTGCAGCGCCACTTCCCGGACGTGGTGCTCGTGGACCTGACCGCCGTGGATGCGCTGGCCGCCATCGAGCAGGTGATGGTGGAGCGCCCCGTGCCGGTGCTGGCCCTTCACCCGGGCCTGTTGTCCGGCCAGGAAGCGTTCCAGGCGATGGTGATGGGCGCATTGGAGGTGCTCGAGCGCCCCGCGACGCCAGGGCCCGAGTTCTGGTCGCACGTGTCGCGCAAGCTGGTGCTGCTGGCGCAGGTGAAGGCGGTGCGCCAGGTGCAGACGCGGCCCGTGCAGCAGCCGGCGCGCGAGGCCCGGCCCCCTCCGCCGTACCCGCTGGTGGCCATCGCGGCGTCGCTGGGCGGGCCCAAGGCGGTGGCGCAGGTGCTGCGCATGATTCCGCGCTCGTTCCCGGCGCCCATCGCCTACTGTCAGCACATCAGCGAGGGCTTCACGGAGGGCCTGGCGCACTGGCTCGCCAATGAAACTGCGCTTCGCGTGCGCGAGGCCGAACATGACGTGGTCATGGAGCCGGGCTCGGTGTACATCGCTCCGTCAGGCAGTCATCTGTTGGTCAGACCCGAGGGCAGGTTGGAGCTGGACTCCGGCCCCGCGCTTCGCGGTTTCCGGCCCTCCTGTGACATGCTGCTGACGTCGGCGGGCGAGGCGTTCGGCTCGCGCTGCATCGGAGTCATCCTGACGGGCATGGGGCGCGACGGCGCGCGAGGACTGAAGGAGATTCGGGAGCGCGGGGGCCGGACGATTGCCCAGGACGAAGCGTCCAGCGTCGTCTGGGGCATGCCTCGCGAGGCGGTGCTGATGGGCGCGGCGCACGAGGTGCTGCCGTTGAGCCGGATTGGCGCGGCGTTGATGCAGTGGGTGGACTTGTGCTGA
- a CDS encoding chemotaxis protein CheW: MAPDRALATQARPEQEFFCFRVGDLRLGVPSENVLEVLRAGLLTPLPRTPSFIMGVTGHRGEVLPVLDLLRFLSKGEARIGPRTRLFVGVTGSYVAGVVADTVLGLRRVPVADILPPPLGGDAAAEHLLGVVQASGNQEAINLLNFSKLLQTARQRAVAR, encoded by the coding sequence ATGGCTCCGGACCGCGCTTTGGCCACCCAGGCCCGGCCGGAGCAGGAGTTCTTCTGCTTCCGCGTGGGCGACCTCCGCCTGGGCGTGCCCAGCGAGAACGTGCTCGAAGTCCTCCGGGCCGGCCTGCTCACGCCGCTGCCTCGCACGCCGTCCTTCATCATGGGCGTCACCGGCCACCGGGGCGAGGTGCTCCCGGTGCTGGACCTGCTGCGCTTCCTCTCCAAGGGAGAGGCTCGCATCGGACCGCGCACCCGCCTCTTCGTCGGCGTCACGGGCAGCTACGTGGCCGGGGTCGTGGCGGACACGGTGCTGGGCCTGCGCCGCGTGCCCGTGGCGGACATCCTTCCTCCGCCCCTGGGCGGTGACGCCGCCGCCGAGCACCTCCTGGGTGTGGTGCAGGCCAGCGGCAACCAGGAGGCCATCAACCTCCTCAACTTCTCCAAGCTGCTCCAGACGGCGCGGCAGCGGGCGGTGGCCCGGTGA
- a CDS encoding CheW domain-containing protein gives MTDDPVQEKEEEVDLLFFDIGPTLYGTDASQVLRIDRALPDDLTLRELGLPFKGNRAIVFDTPEGEAHLKVDAVHGVRSIPVNSLRRMPPTAGAAAYAVGVCLEEARTVLLIDLVETARTQGRH, from the coding sequence GTGACCGACGATCCCGTCCAGGAGAAGGAGGAAGAGGTGGACCTGCTCTTCTTCGACATTGGCCCCACGCTCTATGGGACGGATGCGTCCCAGGTGCTGCGCATCGACCGCGCGCTGCCGGACGATTTGACGCTGCGGGAGCTGGGGCTGCCCTTCAAGGGCAACCGGGCCATCGTCTTCGACACGCCGGAGGGCGAGGCCCACCTCAAGGTGGACGCGGTCCACGGCGTGCGCTCCATCCCCGTCAATTCCCTGCGCCGGATGCCCCCCACGGCCGGCGCCGCAGCCTACGCAGTCGGTGTGTGCCTGGAAGAGGCCCGCACCGTGTTGCTCATCGATCTGGTCGAAACCGCAAGGACTCAAGGAAGGCACTGA